The genomic stretch TCCGCAATCTTGGCGGGCCGGCCGATATGCCCGAGCGGCAGGTCTTCTCGCTCACCTGCATGTATGTCCGCCGGCAATTGCGTGGCCAGGGGCTCGGGCGCCAGCTGATCGCCGCCGCCATTGCCCATGCGACGACGCGCGGGGCCGATATCATCGAAGCCTACCCCGTCGCCCCGTCCTCGCCGAGCTACCGTTTCATGGAGTTTGTCCCGGCCTTCGAGGGTTTTGGCTTTGTCGAGGTGGGGAAAGCCGATACCCGCCGGCACGTGATGCGGTTAACCCTTTCTTGATGTAGCGGGGGAAACCGTCTGCAAAACATTGCAACCTCTGCCGGCCGTGGCGACGTTATCCCATGGCCCGGGACAAGCCGCCGCAAGGCAGGTGCCGGATCCACAACAGGTCCGAGGCAATGGACGACAGCGGGACGACAAAGCAGGTCTTCACCCTGCCGGTGGCGGAACAGCCGCCGCGTGAGCGGCTGGTGCTCGCCCATCCCTCCGCCCATGCCGATTTTCTGAGCCAGCTGATCGCCGCCCGTCAGGCCCTGCCGACGCAGCGCGAACGCCGCCGCGCCCCGGTGCACCAGGCGGTGGATGCCTATGCCAATGGCAGCAAGATCACCGTACGGCGCATGCCGGCCGGCTACCGCAAGACGATTGTTACCTGAGACGTTCGCGGGTGCCTGCGGTGTGTCCAGGTAAGTGGCCAAGGCTCTAGGCCTTAGTAGAATTCGCCCACCGCGATCACCCCACCCACGATGTGGGCAGGCTTATCCGAGCCCAATCAGCCTCGTCGGTGCTGTTCAGGAGACTTGAATGCCTGGCCCGCTCAGCCACCCATGGTGACGTCGCGGCCGGCGCCGGTGATCGAGACGGTGAACCCCGCCACCACGTCGACGATCGCCATCATCATCAGGATGAAGAACACCGAGCTGGCGGCCGCCCCGACCAGCAGGAACTCGACGAGGAAGATCACGAACACCACCACCGAGAGCATGTGCTCGATCACCGAGTTGCGCCCGGTATTGGTGGATTTCAGCACCTCGAAGAACAGGCAGACCAGCCCCACCACGAGCATCAGATCGCCGGCGGTCAGCG from Devosia sp. A16 encodes the following:
- a CDS encoding GNAT family N-acetyltransferase, whose product is MGLIGYAAGEPVAWVSVAPRDTFRNLGGPADMPERQVFSLTCMYVRRQLRGQGLGRQLIAAAIAHATTRGADIIEAYPVAPSSPSYRFMEFVPAFEGFGFVEVGKADTRRHVMRLTLS